A window of the Vibrio fluvialis genome harbors these coding sequences:
- the ftnA gene encoding non-heme ferritin yields MLSQAMVDQLNDQINLEFFSSNLYLQMSAWCEDKGFDGAAEFLRSHAVEEMQHMQRLFTYVSETGSMPILGAIAAPKHDFASLGEVFRETYEHEQMITQKINKLAHLAFTSQDYSTFNFLQWYVAEQHEEEKLFKGILDKLELVGEDGKALFFIDKDLAALAKAGSSSVMDAPAE; encoded by the coding sequence ATGCTATCGCAAGCTATGGTCGATCAACTGAATGATCAAATTAATCTCGAATTTTTTTCATCCAATCTATACTTACAAATGAGTGCTTGGTGTGAAGACAAAGGATTTGATGGTGCCGCAGAGTTTTTACGTTCTCATGCCGTAGAAGAGATGCAGCACATGCAACGTCTGTTTACGTATGTTAGTGAGACGGGCTCAATGCCAATCCTGGGTGCGATCGCAGCGCCAAAACACGATTTCGCAAGCTTAGGCGAAGTATTCCGCGAAACGTATGAACATGAGCAGATGATTACGCAGAAAATCAACAAGCTGGCTCATCTGGCGTTCACATCTCAAGACTACTCAACATTTAACTTCCTTCAGTGGTACGTTGCGGAGCAACATGAAGAAGAGAAGTTGTTTAAAGGGATTTTAGATAAGCTGGAGCTTGTCGGCGAAGATGGTAAGGCGTTGTTCTTCATCGATAAAGACCTGGCAGCATTGGCAAAAGCAGGCTCATCTTCGGTAATGGATGCCCCCGCTGAGTAA
- a CDS encoding ribulokinase, with amino-acid sequence MEHFATQPAHVIGLDFGSDSVRALLVNAVSGEEVASGVTYYPRWMQGLYNQPEQSQFRHHPKDYIEAMTQAVREALAAVPAEVAQSVVGIGVDTTGSTPAPIDAEGNVLALRPEFEHNPHAMFILWKDHTSVAKAERINQLAHSGDFTDYTKFIGGIYSSEWFWAKAAWVSEQDADVAKHAYSWVELCDWIPALLSGNQHPHHLRRGICAAGHKAMWHESWGGLPDQAFLSAISPTLDGMREHMFSEVYTAEQQAGTLSSEWAQTLGLPEGIAVAVGEFDCHMGAVGAGAGAHDLVKVIGTSTCDILMVDADNVGERTIHGICGQVKGSALPNLMALEAGQSAFGDIYAWYKRVLLWPLQALAEQQPQAQATLDALDNALIPLLSQAAADYEFNAHSPLAMDWHNGRRTPYANQRLKGSLSDLNLGSSAPALFAALVESTAHGAKAIVDCFVDQGMAVERVIAIGGISQKSPYVMQMCADVIGRDIAVVRSEQCCALGAAIFAAVAAGVYDNARQAQAAMASPISAVYTPNADTQALRRERYAGYRELGQHLEQLAEFHQAKECAHE; translated from the coding sequence ATGGAGCATTTCGCTACTCAACCAGCGCACGTCATCGGCCTCGATTTTGGTTCCGATTCGGTGCGCGCCTTACTGGTGAATGCAGTCAGCGGAGAAGAAGTCGCCTCCGGCGTGACTTACTACCCGCGTTGGATGCAAGGGCTGTATAACCAGCCGGAGCAGTCGCAATTTCGCCACCACCCGAAAGACTACATTGAAGCGATGACGCAGGCGGTGCGTGAGGCATTGGCCGCCGTGCCGGCTGAGGTCGCGCAGTCGGTGGTGGGCATTGGCGTCGACACCACCGGCTCGACGCCGGCACCGATCGATGCTGAAGGCAATGTGTTGGCGCTGCGGCCGGAGTTTGAACATAACCCGCATGCGATGTTCATTTTGTGGAAAGACCACACGTCGGTCGCCAAAGCGGAACGCATTAACCAACTGGCGCACAGCGGCGACTTTACCGACTACACCAAATTCATCGGCGGCATTTATTCGTCGGAATGGTTTTGGGCCAAAGCCGCGTGGGTGAGCGAGCAAGATGCCGACGTGGCAAAACACGCCTACAGTTGGGTGGAGTTGTGTGACTGGATTCCGGCCCTGCTCAGTGGTAATCAGCACCCACACCACCTGCGCCGCGGCATCTGCGCGGCCGGGCATAAAGCGATGTGGCATGAAAGCTGGGGCGGTTTGCCGGATCAAGCGTTTTTGTCGGCGATTTCCCCGACCTTGGATGGCATGCGCGAGCACATGTTCAGTGAGGTCTACACCGCCGAGCAGCAAGCCGGCACTTTGTCATCTGAGTGGGCGCAAACGCTGGGCTTGCCGGAGGGTATCGCGGTCGCGGTCGGTGAGTTTGACTGCCACATGGGCGCTGTCGGTGCGGGCGCGGGCGCGCACGATTTGGTCAAAGTGATTGGCACCTCCACCTGCGACATTTTGATGGTGGACGCCGACAACGTGGGCGAGCGCACCATTCACGGCATTTGCGGTCAGGTCAAAGGCAGCGCACTGCCGAATCTGATGGCGCTTGAAGCCGGCCAATCGGCGTTTGGTGATATTTATGCCTGGTACAAACGCGTGTTGTTGTGGCCGCTGCAAGCGTTGGCGGAGCAGCAGCCTCAAGCGCAAGCCACGTTAGACGCCTTAGATAACGCTCTGATTCCACTGCTGTCTCAAGCGGCGGCGGATTATGAATTTAACGCTCATTCGCCGCTGGCAATGGACTGGCACAATGGCCGCCGCACCCCTTACGCCAACCAGCGTCTGAAAGGTTCGCTGTCGGATCTCAATTTAGGCTCAAGCGCGCCTGCGCTGTTTGCCGCGTTGGTGGAATCGACCGCGCATGGCGCCAAAGCGATTGTCGACTGTTTTGTCGATCAAGGCATGGCGGTGGAGCGCGTGATCGCGATTGGCGGCATTTCGCAAAAATCCCCGTACGTGATGCAGATGTGTGCCGATGTGATTGGCCGCGATATCGCGGTGGTGCGCTCAGAGCAGTGCTGCGCATTGGGCGCGGCGATTTTCGCCGCTGTGGCAGCAGGTGTGTATGACAACGCCCGGCAAGCGCAGGCGGCGATGGCAAGCCCCATCAGTGCGGTGTATACGCCCAATGCCGACACGCAGGCGCTGCGCCGTGAGCGTTACGCTGGCTATCGTGAGCTGGGTCAGCACTTAGAACAGTTGGCCGAATTTCATCAAGCCAAGGAGTGCGCTCATGAGTGA
- the uspA gene encoding universal stress protein UspA: MSYQHILVAVDLSEDSKLLIDKAVALAKPLNAEISFIHIDVNYAELYTGLIDINLAETQHHAMEASQKQLQDLANYANYPIKHTLVGSGDLSNELCDTINEFNIDLVVCGHHQDFWSKLLSSTRQLINCSPVDMLVVPLND; the protein is encoded by the coding sequence ATGAGTTATCAACACATTTTAGTTGCCGTCGATCTCTCAGAAGACAGCAAACTTTTGATCGACAAAGCGGTTGCGCTGGCTAAGCCTCTGAATGCGGAGATCTCTTTTATTCATATTGATGTGAATTATGCCGAGCTTTACACCGGGCTGATCGACATCAATCTGGCGGAGACTCAGCACCACGCGATGGAAGCGTCCCAGAAACAACTGCAGGATCTGGCGAACTACGCAAACTACCCAATCAAACACACCCTGGTGGGCAGTGGCGATCTGAGTAATGAACTGTGTGACACCATCAATGAGTTCAACATTGACTTGGTCGTGTGTGGTCACCATCAGGATTTCTGGAGCAAATTGCTGTCCTCAACCCGTCAGCTTATTAATTGCTCACCTGTCGACATGTTGGTTGTACCACTCAACGACTGA
- the uspB gene encoding universal stress protein UspB gives MISGDTILLALMIVTGVNVLRYLTALRSLIYIMREAHPLLYQQVDGGGFFTTHGNMTKQVRLYHYIKSKEYHHHHDPVFTGKCDRVRELFILSTSLVVLTTVAAFML, from the coding sequence ATGATCAGTGGAGATACCATTCTATTAGCGCTAATGATCGTAACCGGTGTGAACGTGCTCCGTTACCTCACCGCATTACGCTCTCTCATCTACATCATGCGCGAAGCTCACCCCTTGCTCTATCAGCAAGTTGACGGCGGTGGCTTTTTTACCACCCATGGTAATATGACCAAACAGGTGCGCTTGTACCACTACATCAAAAGCAAAGAGTATCACCACCATCACGACCCGGTGTTTACCGGTAAGTGCGACCGCGTGCGTGAGCTGTTTATCCTCTCGACTTCACTGGTCGTACTGACGACGGTAGCAGCCTTTATGCTGTGA
- the araH gene encoding L-arabinose ABC transporter permease AraH yields the protein MSLSSSTKMVNSEQKSGGFNFAQIWDRFGMLMVFAGLFLLCCLFVPYFATFVNMKGLGLAISMSGMVACAMLFCLACGDLDLSVASVIACSGVVTAVAINATSSVVLGIGAGLLSGVLFGLLNGFVIAKLQINALITTLATMQIARGLGYIISDGKAVGITEESFFTLGNSSLLGIPTPVWLTIVTFAVFAFLLNRTVYGRNTLAIGGNEEAARLAGVNVVKTKMLIFTISGFISALAGVILAARMTSGQPMTSVGFELVVISACVLGGVSLKGGIGKVSYVIAGVLILGTVENAMNLLNMSPFAQYVVRGAILLAAVIFDRYKQKSR from the coding sequence ATGTCTCTATCAAGTTCTACCAAAATGGTTAATTCCGAACAGAAGTCTGGCGGGTTTAACTTCGCCCAGATCTGGGATCGTTTCGGCATGCTGATGGTGTTTGCTGGCTTGTTTCTGCTGTGCTGCCTGTTCGTGCCCTACTTCGCGACCTTTGTGAACATGAAAGGTCTTGGTCTGGCCATCTCCATGAGCGGTATGGTGGCGTGTGCGATGCTGTTCTGCCTTGCCTGTGGCGACCTCGACCTCTCCGTCGCTTCCGTCATCGCCTGCTCCGGCGTCGTGACCGCGGTAGCGATCAACGCCACCAGCAGTGTCGTACTGGGCATTGGTGCCGGCCTGTTGTCGGGCGTGCTGTTTGGCCTGCTGAATGGCTTTGTGATTGCCAAACTGCAAATCAACGCGCTGATTACCACTCTGGCGACCATGCAGATTGCCCGTGGCCTCGGTTACATCATCTCCGATGGTAAAGCAGTCGGCATCACGGAAGAAAGCTTCTTTACCTTGGGTAACTCGTCGCTGCTTGGCATTCCGACCCCGGTGTGGCTGACCATCGTGACGTTTGCCGTGTTTGCCTTCCTGCTCAACCGCACCGTGTATGGTCGCAACACTCTGGCCATCGGTGGCAACGAAGAAGCAGCGCGTCTGGCCGGCGTGAATGTGGTTAAAACCAAGATGCTGATTTTCACCATCTCAGGATTTATCTCAGCGTTGGCGGGGGTAATTCTGGCGGCGCGGATGACCAGTGGTCAGCCCATGACGTCGGTCGGTTTTGAACTGGTGGTGATCTCCGCCTGTGTGTTGGGCGGTGTGTCGCTCAAAGGCGGGATTGGTAAAGTCTCTTATGTCATTGCCGGGGTGCTGATTCTCGGCACCGTGGAAAATGCCATGAACCTATTGAACATGTCACCTTTTGCACAGTACGTCGTCCGTGGTGCAATCTTGCTGGCTGCCGTTATTTTTGACCGCTACAAACAAAAATCACGTTAA
- a CDS encoding carboxylate/amino acid/amine transporter has protein sequence MIYLSAVTLLWAFSFSLIGVYLAGQVDSWFSVLMRVALASIVFLPFLKFKQVPGKLIGKLMAIGGIQLGLMYCFYYQSFLLLSVPEVLLFTIFTPIYVTLIYDMLKGRFSPWYLVTAVIAVAGAAVIKFAGINENFFLGFMVVQGANLCFAIGQVGYKYVMERETVELPQHTVFGYFYLGALVVATVAFLLLGNPGKLPTTSVQWSILIYLGVIASGFGYFAWNKGACMVNAGALAIMNNVLVPAGLVVNILIWNRDVDLARLSLGGLVILLSLWVNETWVKRRVELSYRASEQ, from the coding sequence ATGATTTATTTATCTGCAGTCACCCTACTTTGGGCCTTCTCATTCAGCCTGATCGGCGTTTATCTTGCCGGTCAGGTTGATTCTTGGTTTTCTGTACTGATGCGCGTGGCATTGGCCAGTATCGTTTTCCTGCCATTTCTTAAATTCAAACAAGTACCCGGTAAGCTGATCGGCAAACTGATGGCGATTGGCGGAATTCAGCTTGGCTTGATGTACTGCTTCTATTATCAGTCGTTCTTGCTGCTCTCCGTACCGGAAGTGCTGCTGTTCACCATCTTTACGCCGATTTATGTCACCCTGATTTATGACATGCTCAAAGGACGTTTCTCGCCATGGTATCTGGTCACAGCAGTGATTGCGGTGGCGGGCGCGGCGGTGATCAAATTTGCCGGCATTAACGAAAACTTCTTCCTCGGCTTTATGGTGGTTCAAGGGGCGAACCTCTGCTTTGCCATCGGTCAGGTCGGCTATAAATACGTGATGGAACGGGAAACCGTTGAGCTGCCACAACACACCGTGTTTGGTTACTTCTATCTTGGCGCGCTGGTGGTTGCGACGGTCGCATTCCTGCTGCTGGGCAACCCTGGCAAGCTGCCAACCACCTCGGTGCAATGGAGCATTTTAATTTACCTCGGTGTGATTGCCTCTGGCTTTGGCTATTTTGCCTGGAACAAAGGTGCGTGCATGGTCAACGCTGGCGCGCTGGCGATCATGAACAATGTGCTGGTACCGGCGGGTCTGGTGGTCAATATTCTGATCTGGAACCGCGATGTCGACCTGGCGCGTTTGTCTCTCGGCGGGCTGGTGATCCTGCTGTCGTTGTGGGTCAACGAAACCTGGGTGAAGCGCCGCGTGGAACTGAGCTACCGCGCTTCCGAGCAGTAA
- a CDS encoding arabinose ABC transporter substrate-binding protein: MKLKTLLSTAALSGLTLLSASANAFFGSSDDTLKLGYLVKQPEEPWFQTEWSFAEKAGKDMGFEVIKMAVPDGEKTLNAIDTLAASGAKGFVICTPDPKLGPAIMAKAKSYDLKVITVDDQFLNAKGEPMKDVPLVMMAASAIGERQGQELYTEMQKRGFDVATTGVMAITADELDTARRRVDGSIKALKTAGFPANQIYRVPTKTNDIPGALDAANSLLVQYPGVKQWLVVGMNDNTVLGGIRATEGQGFAADKVIGIGINGVDAVNELAKSQATGFYGSLLPSPDVHGYKSIESLYKWVKDGVEPNKFVEVTDVVLITRDNFKKELEKKGL, from the coding sequence ATGAAACTAAAAACCTTACTCTCGACCGCAGCCCTCTCCGGGCTGACGCTGCTCAGTGCTTCTGCCAACGCTTTTTTTGGATCCAGTGACGACACCCTGAAACTGGGCTATCTGGTCAAACAGCCAGAAGAACCATGGTTCCAGACTGAGTGGTCATTTGCAGAAAAAGCCGGCAAGGACATGGGCTTTGAAGTGATCAAAATGGCCGTGCCTGATGGTGAGAAAACCCTGAACGCGATCGACACTCTGGCCGCCAGTGGCGCCAAAGGCTTTGTGATCTGCACCCCCGACCCGAAATTGGGTCCTGCCATCATGGCCAAAGCCAAAAGCTATGATTTGAAAGTCATCACCGTCGATGACCAGTTCCTCAACGCCAAAGGCGAGCCGATGAAAGACGTACCGCTGGTGATGATGGCAGCCAGCGCGATTGGCGAACGTCAGGGCCAGGAGCTGTACACCGAAATGCAAAAACGCGGCTTTGATGTCGCCACTACCGGCGTGATGGCGATTACCGCCGATGAACTGGATACCGCACGCCGCCGTGTGGACGGCTCAATCAAAGCGCTGAAAACCGCCGGCTTCCCAGCCAACCAAATCTATCGCGTACCCACTAAAACCAACGACATTCCAGGGGCATTGGATGCCGCCAACTCCCTGCTGGTGCAATACCCTGGCGTGAAACAGTGGCTGGTGGTTGGCATGAACGACAACACCGTATTAGGTGGCATTCGCGCCACAGAAGGCCAAGGCTTTGCCGCTGACAAAGTGATCGGCATTGGTATCAACGGCGTGGACGCGGTCAACGAACTGGCGAAATCACAAGCGACCGGCTTCTACGGCTCGCTGTTGCCAAGCCCGGACGTACACGGCTACAAATCGATTGAGTCCCTGTACAAATGGGTGAAAGACGGTGTGGAACCGAACAAGTTTGTTGAAGTGACCGACGTTGTCCTGATCACCCGCGACAACTTCAAAAAAGAACTGGAGAAAAAAGGACTGTAA
- the araG gene encoding L-arabinose ABC transporter ATP-binding protein AraG → MAMSPSYLEFRNISKHFPGVKALSNISFRANAGSIHALMGENGAGKSTLLKTLSGLHQPTEGHIAIDGQELSLSGTTDALTQGIAIIYQELNLVPELSVAENIYLGQLPTKNGSVDTETLNRQAREQLLRLGEDFDPSRPLKEFSIGQWQMVEIAKALSRNAQIIAFDEPTSSLSQREIQNLFKVIRELRDDGKIILYVSHRMEEIFNLCDAITIFKDGTHVQTFDDLSQLTHDRLVELMVGREISDIYNYRSRELGLSGLRLENFEGPGLTAPVSLDIRQGEILGLFGLVGAGRTELTRLIFGAEKRTAGELYLHDVNINVRKPGDAIKAGITLCPEDRKADGIVPIMSVAENTNISARPWHLKLGGLIDFGWEAKNADTQRQALNVKTASLDQPIGKLSGGNQQKVILGRWLSTDMSVILLDEPTRGIDVGAKSEIYELIFKLAENGVTVLVVSSDLPEVLGISDRLLVMKDGAISGELQRDEFKEQTALRLAMLGQEQAAA, encoded by the coding sequence ATGGCGATGTCCCCCTCTTACCTCGAGTTTCGCAACATTTCAAAGCACTTTCCCGGTGTTAAGGCGCTGAGTAACATCAGCTTTCGCGCCAACGCAGGTAGTATTCATGCTCTGATGGGCGAGAACGGTGCAGGTAAATCGACGCTACTCAAAACCTTAAGCGGGCTACACCAGCCAACGGAAGGTCACATTGCGATTGACGGCCAGGAGCTGTCATTATCCGGCACCACAGATGCGCTGACACAAGGCATTGCCATCATCTATCAGGAACTCAATCTGGTGCCTGAACTGAGCGTGGCGGAAAATATTTATCTCGGTCAGCTGCCGACCAAAAACGGCAGCGTGGATACCGAAACCCTCAATCGTCAGGCGCGCGAACAGTTGCTGCGTCTGGGCGAAGATTTTGATCCATCACGCCCGCTGAAAGAGTTTTCCATCGGCCAATGGCAGATGGTCGAAATCGCCAAGGCGCTGAGCCGCAACGCGCAAATCATCGCGTTTGATGAGCCGACCAGCAGCCTGTCACAACGTGAAATTCAAAACCTGTTCAAAGTCATTCGCGAGTTGCGCGATGACGGCAAAATCATTCTGTATGTCTCGCACCGCATGGAAGAGATTTTTAACCTGTGCGATGCGATCACCATTTTTAAAGACGGCACTCATGTGCAGACGTTTGATGACCTGTCGCAACTGACCCACGATCGCCTGGTTGAACTGATGGTCGGACGCGAAATCAGCGACATCTATAACTACCGTTCACGTGAGCTTGGTTTAAGTGGTCTGCGATTGGAAAATTTTGAAGGCCCCGGACTGACGGCGCCCGTCTCACTCGATATTCGTCAGGGCGAGATTCTCGGCTTGTTTGGTCTGGTTGGCGCCGGGCGTACCGAACTGACCCGACTGATTTTCGGCGCGGAGAAACGCACCGCTGGCGAGCTGTACCTGCATGACGTCAACATTAATGTGCGTAAGCCGGGCGACGCCATCAAAGCAGGCATTACCTTGTGCCCGGAAGATCGCAAAGCCGACGGCATCGTGCCGATCATGTCGGTGGCGGAAAACACCAACATCAGTGCACGTCCGTGGCACCTGAAACTCGGTGGCCTGATCGATTTTGGCTGGGAAGCGAAAAACGCCGACACTCAACGTCAGGCACTCAACGTCAAGACCGCTTCGCTGGATCAGCCCATCGGCAAACTCTCAGGCGGAAACCAGCAAAAAGTCATTCTCGGTCGCTGGCTCTCCACCGATATGAGCGTCATTCTGCTCGATGAACCCACCCGTGGCATTGATGTCGGCGCCAAATCGGAAATCTACGAACTGATCTTTAAGCTGGCCGAGAACGGCGTCACCGTGCTGGTGGTATCGAGCGATCTGCCGGAAGTGCTGGGCATCTCCGATCGCCTGTTGGTGATGAAAGACGGCGCGATTTCCGGAGAGCTCCAACGCGACGAATTTAAAGAACAGACTGCACTTCGCCTCGCTATGCTGGGCCAAGAACAAGCCGCAGCTTAA
- the araD gene encoding L-ribulose-5-phosphate 4-epimerase produces the protein MSEHILMQPVSTQSERLRKLRHDVWQANLDLQRHNLVTFTWGNVSAIDRESGLVVIKPSGVAYEDLSADNMVVVDLAGHVVEGDLNPSSDTATHLVLYRTYPHIGGVVHTHSPHATSWAQAGKAIPALGTTHADYFYGSIPCTRPLTNGEIAHDYELNTGVVIVETIAEQDPMAIPGIIVNEHGPFSWGKDAHQAVHNAVVMEVVASMALQTLQINPAVQFINQALLDKHYLRKHGANAYYGQTATNKK, from the coding sequence ATGAGTGAACACATCTTGATGCAACCCGTGTCGACCCAGAGTGAACGGCTGCGCAAACTGCGCCATGACGTGTGGCAGGCCAACCTCGATCTGCAACGTCACAATCTGGTGACCTTTACCTGGGGCAACGTCTCGGCCATCGACCGCGAATCGGGGTTGGTGGTGATCAAACCGAGCGGCGTGGCTTATGAAGATCTCTCTGCCGACAACATGGTGGTGGTGGATTTGGCGGGGCACGTGGTGGAGGGGGACCTCAATCCGTCGTCCGATACCGCGACCCATCTGGTGCTGTATCGCACCTACCCACACATCGGCGGCGTGGTGCACACCCATTCGCCGCACGCCACCTCGTGGGCGCAAGCGGGGAAAGCCATTCCGGCTCTTGGCACCACCCACGCCGATTACTTCTACGGCAGCATTCCGTGCACCCGCCCGCTGACCAATGGCGAAATCGCCCACGATTACGAACTCAATACCGGAGTGGTGATTGTCGAAACCATCGCAGAGCAAGACCCGATGGCGATCCCCGGCATCATCGTCAATGAACACGGCCCGTTCAGTTGGGGGAAAGATGCCCATCAAGCGGTGCATAACGCGGTGGTGATGGAAGTGGTGGCGTCGATGGCGCTGCAAACGCTGCAAATCAACCCGGCGGTGCAATTCATCAATCAGGCTCTGCTCGATAAGCATTACCTGCGCAAACACGGCGCGAATGCTTATTACGGTCAGACTGCGACGAACAAAAAATAA
- a CDS encoding NAD(P)/FAD-dependent oxidoreductase codes for MSEKVDVVVIGAGAAGLMCAAEAGKRGRKVLIIDHAKKPGRKILISGGGRCNFTNYDVSAANYLCGNPHFVKSALSQYTNWDFIAMVGKYGIAYEERDHGQLFCLDSAKDIVNMLLAECDQPTIRQRYQVETLEIAKTEQGFSLKTSAGDIECQSLVVATGGLSMPKLGATPFGYKIAEQFGLPVHATTAGLVPFTLHVEDKDALAELSGIAVPSEIQAECGKVFKEALLFTHRGLSGPAVLQISSYWKPGQAVTINLVPDVDIDELLTRSREKHPNQSLKNTLARVLPKRLVEVLIERKLLSDKPLKQLNPKELSAVSETLQQWRIVPNGTEGYRTAEVTLGGVDTDSLSSKTMECKTVPGLYFVGEVMDVTGWLGGYNFQWAWSSGYVAGQWV; via the coding sequence ATGAGTGAAAAAGTCGATGTTGTCGTGATTGGGGCGGGTGCCGCAGGCCTGATGTGTGCCGCTGAAGCAGGTAAGCGTGGCCGCAAAGTGCTTATTATCGATCACGCCAAAAAACCGGGACGTAAAATACTCATCTCTGGCGGCGGCCGTTGTAACTTCACTAACTACGATGTGTCGGCAGCCAACTACCTGTGTGGCAACCCGCACTTCGTCAAGTCTGCGCTGTCGCAGTACACCAACTGGGATTTCATCGCCATGGTCGGCAAGTACGGCATTGCGTACGAAGAGCGTGACCATGGACAGCTATTCTGTCTCGATTCGGCCAAAGATATCGTCAACATGCTGCTGGCCGAGTGCGATCAGCCGACCATTCGCCAGCGCTATCAGGTGGAAACGCTGGAGATCGCCAAAACCGAGCAGGGCTTTAGCCTCAAAACTTCAGCCGGCGATATTGAATGCCAGTCGCTGGTGGTGGCAACCGGTGGCTTGTCGATGCCCAAACTTGGCGCGACGCCATTTGGTTACAAAATTGCTGAGCAGTTTGGTTTACCCGTACACGCGACCACGGCGGGCTTGGTGCCGTTTACGCTGCATGTGGAAGACAAAGACGCGCTGGCTGAATTGTCGGGCATCGCGGTGCCGTCCGAAATTCAGGCCGAGTGTGGCAAGGTGTTTAAAGAAGCGCTGCTGTTTACCCATCGCGGCTTATCCGGCCCGGCGGTGTTGCAGATTTCCTCTTACTGGAAACCCGGTCAGGCGGTGACCATCAATCTGGTGCCGGACGTGGATATCGATGAGCTGCTGACCCGTTCGCGTGAAAAACACCCGAATCAAAGCCTGAAAAATACCCTGGCACGCGTGCTGCCGAAACGCTTGGTGGAAGTGCTGATCGAGCGCAAACTGCTGAGCGACAAACCGCTCAAACAACTCAACCCGAAAGAGCTGAGCGCCGTATCCGAGACGCTGCAACAGTGGCGCATTGTACCCAACGGCACCGAAGGCTACCGCACCGCAGAAGTGACGCTGGGTGGCGTCGACACCGACTCGCTCTCATCGAAAACCATGGAGTGCAAAACCGTGCCGGGGCTTTATTTTGTCGGTGAAGTGATGGACGTGACTGGTTGGCTCGGCGGCTACAACTTCCAGTGGGCGTGGTCGAGCGGTTACGTGGCGGGACAGTGGGTATAG
- a CDS encoding class I SAM-dependent methyltransferase — MQLQLICEVRERAEELQRIAKRWHLSHDASSPFALVLTAERLELRKTDEPKLGAIYVDWVSGAVAHRRKFGGGKGQAIAKAAGLNKGVTPTVLDGTAGLGRDAFVLASLGCKVQMVERHPVVAALLDDGLMRAKLDAEIGPWVSERVTLLHASSHSALQQLAQDAAFERPDVVYLDPMYPHPENKKKSALVKKEMRVFQSLVGADNDADSLLAPALRLATKRVVVKRPDYAEWLDEHKPSMAIETKKNRFDVYVIAAMGDSH; from the coding sequence TTGCAGCTACAACTGATTTGTGAAGTCCGCGAACGTGCTGAAGAACTGCAACGTATCGCCAAGCGCTGGCATTTAAGCCACGATGCCAGCAGTCCGTTTGCGCTGGTACTGACGGCGGAGCGCTTAGAGCTACGTAAAACCGATGAGCCGAAACTCGGAGCGATTTACGTCGACTGGGTCAGCGGTGCCGTGGCGCATCGCCGTAAATTCGGTGGCGGTAAAGGTCAGGCAATCGCCAAAGCAGCAGGGCTGAACAAAGGTGTGACGCCAACCGTGCTGGATGGCACAGCAGGTCTTGGCCGCGATGCGTTTGTGCTGGCGTCATTGGGCTGCAAAGTGCAGATGGTGGAGCGTCACCCGGTGGTCGCAGCTTTGCTGGACGATGGCCTGATGCGCGCCAAACTGGATGCAGAAATCGGCCCGTGGGTCAGTGAGCGCGTGACGTTGCTGCACGCCTCGAGCCACTCTGCGCTGCAACAGTTGGCGCAAGACGCCGCCTTTGAACGCCCGGATGTGGTCTACCTCGATCCTATGTATCCACACCCGGAAAACAAAAAGAAAAGTGCGCTGGTCAAAAAAGAGATGCGCGTATTTCAATCCTTGGTCGGGGCAGATAACGATGCAGATAGCCTGCTGGCGCCGGCTTTACGGCTGGCGACCAAACGCGTGGTGGTAAAACGTCCGGACTACGCTGAATGGCTGGATGAACATAAACCGAGCATGGCGATCGAAACCAAGAAGAACCGCTTTGACGTATACGTGATTGCGGCGATGGGCGACAGCCACTAA